From the Maioricimonas rarisocia genome, one window contains:
- a CDS encoding COX15/CtaA family protein, protein MTAPVHRPWLHRFAIATVCVALVTMTMGALVTSRNAGMAFRDWPTSDGQAMLTYPWFQDFASNWDKFLEHGHRLAGVLIGLFSIALCGLLIARESRTWLKAAGVAILVCVIIQGVLGGFRVWLDERGLAMVHGAFAACVFALMASTAQALSRTWVTSRDRFRTARAAHLRPMAVITVATLMLQYLLGGLIRHGGTGLHEHLGLGLLAVVIVLANAIIVTRAHVGWLTRSAWCLFALVIFQASLGGMTWVTRYGFPPTGYVAVADSIQQTVFRTVHTVLGIIVLMTSVLHAVRVFRVVHVADPLPESPVVTAESLMAASKGGLR, encoded by the coding sequence GTGACTGCTCCTGTCCACCGCCCCTGGCTGCATCGCTTCGCCATCGCGACCGTCTGCGTCGCGCTGGTCACGATGACGATGGGCGCGCTCGTCACCTCACGGAACGCCGGCATGGCCTTCCGCGACTGGCCCACGTCCGATGGCCAGGCAATGCTCACCTACCCCTGGTTTCAGGACTTCGCCAGCAACTGGGACAAGTTCCTCGAGCATGGTCACCGACTGGCCGGCGTGCTGATCGGCCTGTTCAGTATCGCCCTGTGCGGCCTGCTGATTGCGCGTGAGTCCCGCACGTGGCTCAAGGCCGCGGGAGTGGCCATTCTGGTCTGCGTCATTATCCAGGGAGTCCTCGGCGGATTCCGTGTCTGGCTCGACGAGCGGGGACTGGCGATGGTTCACGGAGCCTTTGCCGCCTGCGTCTTCGCGTTGATGGCATCGACCGCCCAGGCCCTGAGCCGCACCTGGGTCACTTCCCGGGACCGCTTCCGGACCGCCCGGGCTGCGCACCTGCGGCCGATGGCCGTCATCACCGTCGCGACGCTGATGCTGCAGTACCTGCTGGGGGGCCTGATCCGTCACGGCGGCACGGGTCTGCACGAGCATCTCGGGCTGGGACTGCTGGCGGTTGTCATCGTGCTCGCCAATGCGATTATTGTAACGCGGGCGCACGTGGGCTGGCTGACCCGCAGTGCCTGGTGCCTGTTTGCTCTGGTGATCTTTCAGGCGAGCCTTGGCGGGATGACCTGGGTGACCCGGTACGGATTCCCGCCCACCGGCTACGTCGCCGTCGCCGACTCGATCCAACAGACCGTCTTCCGGACCGTCCACACGGTCCTGGGAATCATTGTCCTGATGACATCCGTCCTTCACGCCGTTCGCGTCTTCCGGGTCGTCCATGTGGCCGATCCCCTGCCTGAGTCCCCTGTCGTGACTGCCGAGTCCCTCATGGCCGCGTCGAAAGGAGGCCTGCGATGA
- a CDS encoding cytochrome c oxidase subunit I → MSTITPTADSLAGHGDHAHGHHDIGFIRKYVFSTDHKIIGIQFLFTTLLMLMFGGFLALGVRWQLAFPWETMPIFGQFFAAQGGQVSPEFYTMLFTMHATVMIFLVIIPVLAGAFGNFLIPLMIGADDMAFPVLNMLSYWFMWPAIMCFGASFFLNEGFGPNAGPAAGWTSYPLLSALVEAAPGSGTAQFWWLMGVTLVGVSSMMGSVNYMTTIINMRAPGMTLFRMPLTIWAMFITAILQAFALPVLTAAGFMLMADRLLGTCFFIPAGIVVNNAAPTVGGGQPLLWQHLFWFYSHPAVYIMLLPAMGMVSDMLACMSRKPIFGYKPMVYSLAAIAGLGFIVWGHHMFTSGMNPALGMTFMVSTIMIALPSAVKVFNWIGTMWGGRLVFNTVMLNSVGFVSMFIVGGLSGIFMAAVPVDIYIHDTYFIVAHFHYVLFGATLFGVFAGITFWFPKMFGRMMNEPIGQLHFLLTFIGFNGTFFPMHLLGIAGMPRRYADPYLHPYLEHLLPMNQFMTISAILMGFAQFLLLGNLAYSIFFGPKCGRNPWEANGLEWVAPSPPGHGNFETVPVCYRGPYEYSAPGRDEDFWLQTEPPGPRPETPGQAAAASS, encoded by the coding sequence ATGAGTACAATCACGCCGACCGCAGACTCACTTGCCGGTCATGGCGACCACGCGCACGGTCATCACGACATCGGCTTCATCCGCAAGTACGTGTTCTCGACCGACCACAAGATCATCGGCATCCAGTTTCTGTTCACGACGCTGCTGATGCTGATGTTCGGTGGTTTCCTGGCGCTGGGAGTCCGCTGGCAGCTCGCCTTCCCCTGGGAGACGATGCCGATCTTCGGCCAGTTCTTCGCCGCTCAGGGAGGACAGGTCTCCCCCGAGTTCTACACGATGCTGTTCACCATGCACGCGACGGTGATGATCTTCCTGGTCATCATCCCGGTGCTGGCCGGTGCGTTCGGCAACTTCCTGATCCCGCTGATGATCGGGGCCGACGACATGGCCTTTCCCGTGCTCAACATGCTCAGCTACTGGTTCATGTGGCCGGCCATCATGTGCTTCGGGGCCAGCTTCTTCCTCAACGAAGGCTTCGGTCCCAACGCCGGCCCGGCCGCCGGCTGGACCTCTTACCCGCTTCTCTCGGCACTTGTCGAAGCGGCACCCGGCTCGGGCACGGCCCAGTTCTGGTGGCTGATGGGCGTCACCCTCGTCGGCGTCTCATCGATGATGGGCTCGGTCAACTACATGACGACCATCATCAACATGCGTGCCCCCGGCATGACGCTGTTCCGCATGCCGCTGACCATCTGGGCCATGTTCATTACCGCCATCCTGCAGGCGTTCGCACTCCCCGTGCTGACCGCTGCCGGCTTCATGCTGATGGCCGACCGGCTGCTGGGCACCTGCTTCTTCATCCCCGCCGGCATCGTCGTCAACAACGCGGCCCCCACCGTCGGTGGAGGGCAGCCGCTGCTCTGGCAGCACCTGTTCTGGTTCTACTCGCACCCGGCCGTGTACATCATGTTGCTGCCGGCCATGGGCATGGTCTCCGACATGCTCGCCTGCATGAGCCGCAAGCCGATCTTCGGTTACAAGCCGATGGTCTACTCCCTGGCCGCCATCGCCGGTCTGGGCTTCATCGTCTGGGGCCACCACATGTTCACCTCCGGGATGAACCCCGCCCTGGGCATGACGTTCATGGTTTCGACGATCATGATCGCCCTTCCCTCCGCGGTGAAGGTGTTCAACTGGATCGGCACCATGTGGGGCGGACGGCTGGTCTTCAACACCGTCATGCTCAACTCCGTCGGCTTCGTGTCGATGTTCATCGTCGGCGGACTGTCCGGCATCTTCATGGCGGCCGTCCCGGTCGACATCTACATCCACGACACCTACTTCATCGTAGCCCACTTCCACTACGTGCTGTTCGGAGCCACCCTGTTCGGTGTCTTCGCCGGCATCACGTTCTGGTTCCCGAAGATGTTCGGCCGGATGATGAATGAGCCGATCGGTCAGCTGCACTTTCTGCTGACATTCATCGGCTTCAATGGCACGTTCTTCCCGATGCACCTGCTGGGAATCGCCGGTATGCCCCGTCGCTATGCCGACCCGTACCTGCATCCCTACCTCGAGCATCTGCTGCCGATGAACCAGTTCATGACCATCAGCGCCATCCTGATGGGCTTCGCGCAGTTCCTGCTGCTCGGCAACCTGGCCTACAGCATCTTCTTCGGTCCCAAGTGCGGCCGGAATCCCTGGGAAGCCAACGGACTGGAATGGGTTGCTCCCTCGCCTCCGGGACACGGCAACTTCGAAACCGTGCCGGTCTGCTATCGCGGCCCGTACGAGTATTCCGCTCCGGGACGGGACGAGGATTTCTGGCTGCAGACCGAACCACCCGGTCCACGGCCCGAAACGCCCGGCCAGGCTGCGGCTGCCAGTTCCTGA
- a CDS encoding cytochrome c oxidase subunit II: MKRFWVLFFMFWPLLALYVCWVAPAYDWWFPGAAASPLGQRIDDLFYLILIITTVVFIGTQAALGYVLWTGAQRSDEGSEERAWFSHGSHNLEVIWTIVPAGVLLFIALYQMDVWAEYRIKTSFPEEVRNDPIAEVTARQFEWRIRYPGVDAEGNPLPLMPDPQPTDLYTVNDLHVPSGRPVMINLRTDDVQHSFFLPELRVKQDAVPGLVIPVWFEATKSGEYALLCAELCGWGHYKMKARLVAESETSWQTWLQELKAEQEFDGVVETSEEE; the protein is encoded by the coding sequence GTGAAGCGGTTCTGGGTTCTGTTTTTCATGTTCTGGCCCCTGCTGGCGCTGTACGTCTGCTGGGTGGCGCCCGCCTATGACTGGTGGTTCCCCGGTGCGGCGGCCTCACCTCTCGGGCAGCGGATCGACGACCTGTTCTACCTGATCCTGATCATCACGACTGTCGTGTTCATCGGGACGCAGGCGGCGCTGGGATACGTCCTCTGGACCGGTGCCCAGCGCTCCGACGAAGGGAGCGAGGAGCGGGCCTGGTTCTCGCACGGCAGTCACAACCTCGAAGTGATCTGGACGATCGTTCCGGCCGGCGTGCTGCTGTTCATCGCCCTGTATCAGATGGATGTGTGGGCCGAGTACCGAATCAAGACCAGCTTCCCGGAAGAGGTCCGTAACGATCCGATCGCCGAGGTGACCGCCCGACAGTTCGAGTGGCGGATCCGCTACCCCGGCGTCGACGCGGAGGGCAACCCGCTGCCACTGATGCCCGATCCACAGCCGACCGACCTCTACACGGTCAACGACCTGCATGTCCCGTCCGGCCGTCCGGTGATGATTAACCTGCGGACCGACGACGTGCAGCATTCCTTCTTCCTGCCGGAACTTCGCGTCAAACAGGACGCGGTTCCCGGCCTGGTCATCCCGGTCTGGTTCGAAGCGACGAAGAGCGGCGAGTACGCACTGCTGTGTGCCGAACTGTGCGGCTGGGGTCACTACAAGATGAAGGCCCGCCTCGTCGCCGAGTCGGAAACGAGCTGGCAGACGTGGCTGCAGGAGCTGAAGGCGGAACAGGAGTTTGACGGCGTCGTCGAGACGTCTGAGGAAGAGTGA
- a CDS encoding c-type cytochrome — MRVLYVTSVILGASAILQGCGRMQPEFSHRDEFHELIPAAQVVVEDTLREHYGSPTDMVAWEKLPLKFSAASGRVTAVEEGTATPSSLQVSLNTGADDIQPGQNVDWLTGTLLPASGEEYTATREVVSWDPETSTLTLDAPLPEAPAPGDRFVVDLGGVLEHGRTLYAEHCQHCHGVSGDGAGPTAPYLNPPPRDYRLGKFKFTSTQTSNRATREDLSRVIENGIAGTYMPSFKLLEPDEMQAIVEYVLWLSMRGETELNLVTYFGELEDDEEVQEYVEEDFKEEFEDDISFLARRWEVSQEPAALVIPKEGRVEVTPESLRRGRALYVSDKAKCASCHGTEGLGNGPQTLAVQKDPDGNEYEHPGLYDDWGNPLEPRNLRTGIYRGGRRPIDLYRRIYAGIKGTPMPAFGTALSDQEIWDIVNYVMSMPFEEREPGDGTKPYTPPEQLATASPE; from the coding sequence GTGAGAGTCCTGTATGTGACGAGTGTGATCCTGGGCGCTTCGGCCATCCTGCAGGGATGCGGCCGCATGCAGCCCGAATTCAGCCACCGGGATGAATTCCACGAACTCATCCCGGCTGCACAGGTGGTCGTCGAGGACACGCTCCGCGAACACTACGGCAGCCCGACCGACATGGTCGCGTGGGAAAAACTCCCGCTGAAATTCAGCGCCGCCAGCGGCCGCGTGACCGCCGTCGAAGAAGGGACCGCAACGCCCTCCTCGCTGCAGGTCAGCCTCAATACCGGTGCCGACGACATCCAGCCGGGACAGAACGTCGACTGGCTGACCGGCACGCTGCTGCCCGCATCCGGCGAAGAGTACACCGCTACCCGCGAGGTCGTCTCGTGGGATCCCGAAACGTCGACGCTCACGCTCGATGCACCGCTTCCCGAGGCCCCCGCACCGGGGGACCGGTTCGTGGTCGATCTCGGCGGCGTCCTCGAGCATGGTCGCACGCTGTACGCCGAACACTGTCAGCACTGCCACGGAGTTTCCGGCGACGGTGCGGGTCCGACCGCGCCGTATCTCAACCCGCCTCCCCGCGATTACCGACTGGGGAAGTTCAAGTTCACCTCGACGCAGACCAGTAACCGCGCGACCCGCGAAGACCTGTCCCGCGTCATCGAGAACGGCATTGCCGGCACCTATATGCCGTCGTTCAAGCTGCTCGAGCCGGACGAAATGCAGGCCATCGTCGAGTACGTGCTCTGGCTCTCGATGCGGGGCGAGACGGAACTCAACCTGGTCACGTATTTCGGCGAACTCGAAGACGACGAAGAGGTCCAGGAATACGTCGAAGAAGACTTCAAGGAAGAGTTCGAAGACGACATCAGCTTCCTGGCTCGCCGCTGGGAAGTCTCTCAGGAACCGGCCGCGCTGGTGATCCCCAAAGAGGGACGCGTCGAAGTGACGCCCGAATCGCTCCGGCGGGGACGCGCGCTGTACGTGTCGGACAAAGCCAAGTGTGCCTCGTGCCACGGCACCGAAGGTCTGGGGAACGGCCCGCAGACACTCGCGGTCCAGAAGGATCCCGACGGCAACGAATACGAACACCCGGGGCTGTACGACGATTGGGGCAACCCGCTGGAGCCGCGAAACCTCCGCACCGGGATTTACCGCGGCGGACGACGGCCGATCGATCTGTATCGCCGGATTTACGCCGGTATCAAAGGGACGCCGATGCCGGCCTTCGGGACGGCACTGTCCGACCAGGAAATCTGGGACATCGTCAATTACGTGATGTCGATGCCGTTTGAAGAGCGGGAGCCGGGCGACGGGACGAAGCCGTACACACCGCCCGAGCAGCTGGCCACCGCGTCCCCCGAGTAG
- a CDS encoding cupredoxin domain-containing protein — MRRITLTLILGLTCTGLPLLSGCGGGDSAPKRSPVAQSEPEAPAEEPEEPAAEEPTVAATETEPAETAEPTESSQPTSAASSDVARDKSNFVGRIVIKGDVPELPPVLKKGTQIKDALCAERDIPDQSLVSENGGLGNVFVFMRKAPKDVDIPAPPSEALVLDNNKCAFEPHAAIVQTGQLMLLTNSDPFPHNTHTNPFKSDPINPLIPGNTTDGLEHKYERGESVPVKTNCDIHPWMLSWHLPVEHPWATISNPDGTFEIKDIPPGEHEFRIWHERVGNIEKGIDITFEGGKVVEMEFTVDAAELTE; from the coding sequence ATGCGTCGAATCACCCTGACCCTGATTCTTGGCCTGACCTGCACCGGTCTGCCGCTGCTTTCCGGTTGCGGAGGAGGCGACTCCGCCCCCAAACGGTCCCCGGTCGCCCAGAGCGAGCCTGAAGCCCCCGCCGAAGAACCGGAGGAACCTGCTGCCGAAGAACCGACCGTCGCCGCGACGGAGACAGAACCGGCCGAGACTGCCGAACCGACGGAATCGTCTCAGCCCACGTCCGCGGCTTCGTCCGATGTGGCCCGCGACAAGTCGAACTTCGTCGGCCGCATCGTGATCAAGGGAGACGTCCCGGAACTGCCCCCGGTTCTGAAGAAGGGAACCCAGATCAAGGACGCCCTTTGTGCCGAGCGTGACATTCCGGACCAGAGCCTCGTCAGCGAGAACGGCGGGCTGGGGAACGTGTTTGTCTTCATGCGGAAGGCCCCCAAGGATGTCGACATCCCGGCTCCGCCGTCCGAGGCCCTCGTGCTGGACAACAACAAGTGCGCGTTCGAGCCGCACGCTGCCATCGTCCAGACCGGCCAGCTGATGCTGCTGACCAACAGCGATCCGTTCCCCCACAACACCCACACGAACCCGTTCAAGAGCGATCCGATCAACCCGCTCATCCCGGGGAACACGACCGACGGGCTCGAGCACAAGTACGAGCGGGGCGAGAGCGTCCCGGTCAAGACGAACTGCGACATTCACCCGTGGATGCTCTCGTGGCACCTGCCGGTGGAACACCCCTGGGCGACGATTTCGAACCCGGACGGCACCTTCGAGATCAAGGACATCCCGCCGGGTGAGCACGAGTTCCGCATCTGGCACGAGCGTGTCGGCAACATCGAGAAGGGGATCGACATCACCTTCGAAGGCGGCAAGGTCGTCGAGATGGAATTCACCGTCGACGCCGCGGAACTGACCGAGTAG
- a CDS encoding c-type cytochrome yields the protein MPATDQYWRNLSTMHKVFAGSAFALFAATIVMMADDQQRDWKQYQRVAEELRVDKLQAELASYQSEEFQQQVTSLEEQIEAASLEVEQNADRVAELQEELSDLGGRIELLARESKFQNARRDVARANYDIGVRDQIPEDQLQELLDRFEAEQVRAEEYALNLEEVVGRQDQIKSELNLLYEERDEATAEKKKLETDRDRLAEQIDQLRPDSPLVSAKRALKTWPIIDGFAPIYKINQEWLPDLPIQLGMTSVARFDRCRTCHVNINEFAAGNVPMYPHGSFDEDEYPHPYSSHPNPDLFLTATSPHPINDFGCTICHDGDGSGTSFQSAEHTPDNPVVAEEWHKEYGWHSNHFWEYPMQPGQFIESSCLKCHHNVVELGINEQYGASAPKLFEGYNLIREYGCFGCHEINGYDGTQPIGPDLRLEPQTPEEIAKYATDPNQIAGRMRKVGPSLRHIATKTTPEFVAYWTEEPKRFRPSTRMPQFFNLTNQQDDLAHDLQPVELAGIAAYLHERSQPLDLLSPKEGYEPNIERGKKFFGERGCLACHSYDDEAFAGITADFGPNLSKVHAKLLPGEEGFRWLYTWISEPERYHPRTKMPNLYLTPEGEGDNYVDPAADIAAFLLQGDTQEFPAPTYSEEALNELVQLYLSKAMSKAEAAQTFERRYINTPRDEIASDEIELARETEDEIVAEDTWQHRKLVYVGRRTISRYGCFGCHDIPGFENARPIGIALQDWGRKDTSKLAFEHIAEWLHHHGEPDGSSTHEEIEDILTGAIADGDADPQDLIKTYFYESLQHHSRDGFLWQKLRQPRSYDYMKTTTKAGWDERLRMPRFPFTDDQIEAIATFVLGLVADPPPEEYIYNPTGRALDRIEGERLITKFNCAGCHVLDMPEIAHAFDPDNFPSPGKGSDEFEEAFDLLLDLKPPHQAETGETDAEGRPIVRWHGMVFGPPDPDDDLEDQEYAFDTWETVRVGENVYAPGSRVLVPATDLVEHTGGRGGDFAHWLVPQLMESRFQNNRYLAWQASPPPLYREGTKVQTPWLYRFLKNPDQIRYTTVLRMPKFNMSDAEAMALANYFAAVDGVPYPYQRIEQQEPVYLEAREALYHEEFPEESSQDYLETSWKVLNAPLCIKCHSVGGQEYRSLNPEKDIRGPNLQRVERRLRPEWLQVWIYKPKWITPYTSMPVNFPNRPQQQLPELFGGSALWHNESVADALMNYYWLMEHIGEMAYTPESTEQAAPAEAAGAGG from the coding sequence ATGCCGGCAACCGACCAGTACTGGCGAAATCTCAGCACCATGCACAAGGTCTTCGCGGGAAGTGCGTTCGCACTGTTCGCCGCGACGATCGTGATGATGGCGGACGACCAGCAACGGGACTGGAAGCAGTACCAGCGGGTCGCCGAGGAACTGCGCGTCGACAAGCTCCAGGCGGAGCTGGCCTCGTATCAGTCGGAGGAGTTCCAGCAGCAGGTCACGTCCCTCGAAGAACAGATCGAGGCCGCCTCGCTCGAAGTCGAACAGAACGCCGACCGCGTCGCCGAGCTTCAGGAGGAACTGAGTGACCTGGGCGGTCGCATCGAGCTGCTCGCCCGCGAATCCAAGTTCCAGAACGCGCGGCGCGACGTCGCACGGGCCAACTACGACATCGGCGTCCGCGACCAGATCCCCGAAGACCAGCTGCAGGAACTGCTCGACCGCTTCGAGGCCGAACAGGTTCGGGCCGAAGAGTACGCTCTGAATCTCGAAGAAGTCGTCGGCCGGCAGGACCAGATCAAGAGCGAACTGAACCTGCTTTACGAAGAACGTGACGAAGCCACCGCGGAAAAGAAGAAACTCGAGACCGATCGCGACCGCCTGGCCGAACAGATCGACCAGCTCCGCCCCGACAGCCCCCTCGTTAGCGCCAAACGGGCCCTCAAGACCTGGCCGATCATCGACGGCTTCGCACCGATCTACAAGATCAACCAGGAGTGGCTGCCCGACCTGCCCATCCAGCTCGGCATGACCTCCGTCGCCCGCTTCGACCGTTGCCGCACCTGCCATGTGAACATCAACGAGTTCGCGGCCGGCAACGTGCCCATGTACCCGCACGGCAGCTTCGACGAGGACGAATACCCCCACCCGTATTCGTCACACCCCAACCCCGACCTCTTCCTGACAGCCACCAGCCCGCACCCGATCAACGACTTCGGCTGTACGATCTGCCATGACGGCGACGGCTCCGGCACGAGCTTCCAGAGCGCCGAGCACACGCCCGACAACCCCGTCGTCGCCGAAGAATGGCACAAGGAGTACGGCTGGCACTCGAACCACTTCTGGGAATACCCGATGCAGCCGGGACAGTTCATCGAGTCCAGCTGCCTGAAGTGTCACCACAACGTTGTCGAACTCGGGATCAACGAACAGTACGGCGCGTCGGCCCCGAAACTGTTCGAAGGTTACAACCTCATTCGCGAGTACGGCTGCTTCGGTTGCCATGAGATCAACGGCTACGACGGCACGCAGCCGATCGGTCCCGACCTGCGACTCGAGCCGCAGACTCCCGAAGAAATCGCCAAGTACGCCACCGATCCGAACCAGATCGCCGGCCGGATGCGGAAGGTCGGTCCGTCGCTGCGGCACATCGCGACCAAGACCACGCCGGAATTCGTCGCGTACTGGACGGAAGAACCCAAGCGGTTCCGTCCCTCCACGCGCATGCCGCAATTCTTCAACCTGACCAATCAGCAGGATGACCTGGCGCACGACCTGCAACCGGTCGAGCTGGCCGGCATCGCCGCCTACCTGCACGAGCGTTCCCAGCCGCTCGACCTGCTCTCCCCCAAAGAGGGGTACGAGCCCAACATCGAACGAGGCAAGAAGTTCTTCGGCGAGCGGGGATGCCTCGCCTGCCACTCCTACGACGACGAAGCATTCGCCGGCATCACCGCCGACTTTGGCCCGAACCTCTCGAAGGTCCACGCCAAGCTGCTTCCCGGCGAGGAAGGCTTTCGCTGGCTCTACACATGGATTAGCGAGCCGGAACGCTACCACCCGCGGACGAAGATGCCGAACCTGTACCTGACGCCCGAGGGCGAAGGGGACAACTACGTCGACCCGGCCGCCGACATCGCCGCCTTCCTCCTGCAGGGAGACACCCAGGAGTTCCCGGCGCCGACCTACAGCGAAGAGGCCCTGAATGAGCTGGTTCAGCTCTACCTCAGTAAAGCCATGTCGAAGGCCGAAGCGGCACAGACCTTCGAACGCCGCTACATCAATACGCCCCGGGACGAGATCGCCAGTGACGAAATCGAACTCGCCCGCGAAACCGAAGACGAAATCGTCGCAGAAGACACGTGGCAGCACCGCAAACTCGTGTACGTCGGTCGCCGCACGATCTCCCGGTACGGCTGCTTCGGCTGCCACGACATCCCCGGATTCGAGAATGCCCGCCCGATCGGCATCGCACTCCAGGACTGGGGCCGCAAGGACACCTCGAAGCTCGCGTTCGAACACATTGCGGAATGGCTGCACCACCACGGCGAGCCGGACGGATCGAGCACGCACGAGGAGATTGAAGACATCCTCACCGGTGCCATCGCTGATGGCGATGCGGACCCACAGGACCTGATCAAGACCTACTTCTACGAGAGCCTGCAGCATCACAGTCGCGACGGATTCCTCTGGCAGAAGCTTCGCCAGCCGCGCAGCTATGACTACATGAAGACCACGACCAAGGCGGGTTGGGACGAGCGCCTGCGGATGCCGCGGTTCCCGTTCACTGACGATCAGATCGAAGCGATCGCCACCTTCGTGCTGGGTCTCGTCGCCGATCCACCGCCGGAAGAGTACATCTACAATCCGACCGGCCGGGCTCTGGATCGCATTGAAGGGGAGCGGCTGATCACCAAGTTCAACTGTGCCGGCTGCCACGTGCTCGACATGCCGGAGATCGCCCACGCCTTCGATCCGGACAACTTCCCATCACCCGGCAAGGGGAGTGATGAATTCGAAGAAGCATTCGACCTGCTGCTGGACCTCAAGCCGCCGCACCAGGCGGAGACCGGTGAAACGGATGCCGAAGGGCGGCCGATCGTTCGCTGGCACGGCATGGTCTTCGGGCCGCCCGATCCGGACGACGACCTCGAAGATCAGGAGTACGCCTTCGATACCTGGGAGACGGTCCGGGTCGGCGAGAACGTTTACGCGCCGGGCAGCCGTGTCCTCGTCCCGGCGACCGATCTGGTGGAGCACACGGGCGGTCGGGGAGGCGATTTCGCCCACTGGCTCGTTCCGCAGCTGATGGAATCCCGGTTCCAGAACAACCGCTATCTCGCCTGGCAGGCGTCACCACCGCCGCTGTATCGCGAAGGGACCAAGGTCCAGACTCCGTGGCTGTACCGGTTCCTCAAGAACCCGGACCAGATCCGGTACACGACCGTTCTGCGGATGCCGAAGTTCAACATGAGCGACGCGGAGGCGATGGCACTGGCGAACTACTTCGCCGCCGTCGACGGCGTCCCGTATCCGTACCAGCGGATCGAGCAGCAGGAGCCGGTCTATCTCGAAGCCCGCGAGGCTCTGTACCACGAGGAGTTCCCGGAGGAATCCTCACAGGATTACCTCGAGACCTCCTGGAAGGTGCTCAACGCCCCGCTGTGCATCAAGTGCCATTCGGTCGGCGGACAGGAATATCGCTCGCTGAACCCCGAGAAAGACATCCGGGGACCGAACCTGCAGCGGGTCGAAAGACGCCTGCGTCCGGAATGGTTGCAGGTCTGGATCTACAAACCGAAGTGGATCACCCCCTATACTTCCATGCCGGTCAACTTCCCGAACCGTCCGCAGCAGCAGCTTCCGGAACTGTTCGGCGGCAGTGCGCTGTGGCACAACGAATCAGTGGCTGATGCCCTGATGAACTATTACTGGCTGATGGAACACATTGGCGAAATGGCCTACACGCCGGAGTCGACCGAACAGGCAGCCCCTGCCGAGGCCGCCGGGGCCGGAGGTTAG
- a CDS encoding cytochrome b family protein yields MNPHPDLTTDVIRGLGWMYLVLAVMNVGWTVRSYQRDGYFESFMGIRHMPKAALWAVYTAILLLIAVAHLTTTAAADEFFLRLVSSIKDPIDVVVANPISFFGLSIALFVALIMLREWLTRPTVGWVLLNLSLLATAVSMTDYDFRQIVGKPDNVPIVGLLFLVGYFTWLYFRKANDNDRRLEQGKPLHEEELNEQVLVWPDLVYTEMICMLLLTALLIFWGVALQAPLEEPASAVKTPNPSKAPWYFLGLQEMLVYFDPWMAGVVLPTVILLGLMAIPYIDFNKKGNGYYCFNDRKFAVITFLFGFLPLWIGMIILGTFLRGPNWNMFGPYEYWDVHKLELLNNNNLSDYFWTDLLRQPLPRPTADDTVLSATGIILTREAPGILLVLGYLLLLPPLMAATVFRSFFAKMGFLRFMVLANLVLFMASLPLKMAARWAFQLKYIVAIPEWFFNI; encoded by the coding sequence ATGAATCCACACCCGGACTTGACAACAGACGTAATTCGCGGCCTGGGATGGATGTACCTTGTCCTTGCCGTGATGAATGTCGGCTGGACGGTTCGCAGCTACCAGCGCGACGGGTACTTCGAGTCCTTCATGGGCATCCGCCACATGCCCAAGGCGGCACTCTGGGCGGTCTACACCGCGATCCTGCTGCTCATCGCCGTTGCGCACCTGACGACCACCGCGGCCGCCGACGAGTTCTTCCTGCGGCTCGTCAGTTCGATCAAGGACCCGATCGACGTTGTCGTCGCCAACCCGATCAGTTTCTTCGGACTCTCGATCGCCCTGTTCGTCGCCTTGATTATGCTGCGGGAATGGCTGACCCGACCGACCGTCGGCTGGGTCCTGCTGAACCTTTCGCTGCTCGCGACCGCGGTCAGTATGACCGACTACGACTTCCGGCAGATCGTCGGCAAGCCGGACAACGTGCCCATCGTCGGACTGCTGTTCCTGGTCGGCTACTTCACCTGGCTCTACTTCCGCAAGGCGAACGACAACGACCGGCGACTCGAGCAGGGCAAGCCTCTGCACGAAGAAGAGCTCAACGAGCAGGTTCTCGTGTGGCCCGACCTGGTCTACACCGAAATGATCTGCATGCTGCTGCTGACGGCACTGCTGATCTTCTGGGGCGTGGCGCTGCAGGCTCCGCTCGAAGAACCCGCCTCGGCCGTCAAAACCCCGAACCCCTCCAAGGCTCCCTGGTACTTCCTGGGGCTGCAGGAGATGCTCGTCTACTTCGACCCCTGGATGGCCGGTGTGGTTCTGCCGACGGTCATCCTGCTCGGACTGATGGCCATCCCCTACATCGACTTCAACAAGAAGGGGAACGGCTACTACTGCTTCAACGACCGCAAGTTTGCCGTGATCACCTTCCTGTTCGGCTTTCTGCCGCTGTGGATCGGGATGATCATCCTCGGCACGTTCCTGCGGGGACCGAACTGGAACATGTTCGGCCCCTACGAGTACTGGGACGTCCACAAGCTGGAACTGCTGAACAACAACAACCTGTCGGACTACTTCTGGACCGACCTGTTGCGGCAGCCGCTCCCCCGGCCGACGGCGGATGACACCGTTCTTTCTGCAACAGGCATCATCCTGACGCGGGAAGCACCGGGAATCCTTCTCGTGCTGGGCTACCTGTTGCTGTTGCCGCCGTTGATGGCCGCCACCGTGTTCCGTTCCTTCTTCGCAAAGATGGGATTCCTGCGGTTCATGGTGCTGGCCAATCTGGTCCTCTTCATGGCGTCGCTGCCGCTGAAGATGGCCGCTCGCTGGGCCTTCCAGTTGAAGTACATCGTCGCGATTCCCGAGTGGTTCTTTAACATCTGA